One stretch of Vicia villosa cultivar HV-30 ecotype Madison, WI unplaced genomic scaffold, Vvil1.0 ctg.001947F_1_1, whole genome shotgun sequence DNA includes these proteins:
- the LOC131637208 gene encoding uncharacterized protein LOC131637208, with translation MASSNCTSQDMASMATQICNQIASIFSNPTHPYPPPLDLLVTELSTIAKQKSRVFLYGVGREGIMLKALCMRLAHLGLSAHLVFDMTTPPITPGDLLIASAGPGGFSTVDALCSVARSNGGRVLLLTAQPETGSCVKHASVVAYVPAQTMANDKDEGDAKSRPLLPMGSVYEGALYVLFEMVVYKLGEVLGESPEAIRSRHTNLE, from the coding sequence ATGGCTTCTTCAAATTGTACTTCTCAAGACATGGCTTCAATGGCCACCCAAATCTGCAACCAAATAGCCTCCATATTTTCAAACCCCACTCATCCATACCCACCCCCACTCGACCTCTTAGTCACCGAGCTCTCCACCATCGCCAAACAAAAAAGCCGCGTTTTCCTCTACGGAGTCGGCCGTGAGGGCATAATGCTCAAAGCCCTCTGCATGCGTCTCGCCCATCTAGGCCTCTCTGCCCACCTAGTCTTCGATATGACAACTCCACCGATAACTCCCGGAGATCTCCTCATCGCCTCCGCCGGTCCGGGAGGCTTCTCAACCGTCGACGCCTTATGCTCGGTGGCACGGTCTAACGGCGGAAGAGTGCTGCTTCTGACGGCCCAGCCTGAGACGGGTTCGTGTGTGAAGCATGCTAGTGTGGTGGCTTACGTGCCTGCGCAGACCATGGCGAATGATAAGGATGAAGGGGATGCGAAATCTAGACCGTTGCTTCCGATGGGAAGTGTGTATGAAGGTGCACTGTATGTACTGTTTGAGATGGTTGTGTATAAGTTGGGGGAGGTTTTAGGGGAGAGTCCTGAAGCTATTCGATCTCGACATACTAATCTCGAATGA
- the LOC131637209 gene encoding protein phosphatase inhibitor 2-like → MKGRVRWDEINIGNIEANKPVRQKITEPKTPYHPMIEDDSSPSPQRGGSHECDDDKSEPAKAEETAFDNAACCSRKKTNGWSSSEDEEEETEQIDEDAGCSFKEHRRAHYDEFLKVKELRQQAALQENGSDEDNNTEVAEEKKPDVDSSSPVSAE, encoded by the exons ATGAA GGGACGTGTGAGATGGGATGAAATTAATATTGGAAACATTGAAGCAAACAAACCTGTGAGGCAAAAAATTACTGAGCCGAAGACTCCGTATCATCCTATGATCGAAGATGACA GCTCTCCATCTCCTCAAAGAGGAGGGTCTCATGAATGTGATGATGACAAAAGCGAACCAGCAAAAGCTGAAGAAACTGCTTTTGATAATGCGGCCTGTTGCAGCAGAAAAAAAACTAATGGCTGGTCATCATCTGAGGACGAGGAAGAAGAAACCGAACAAATTGATGAAG ATGCAGGTTGTAGTTTTAAAGAGCATCGACGGGCCCATTATGATGAATTCCTTAAAGTAAAAGAACTGAGACAGCAGGCGGCTCTTCAAGAGAATGGAAGTGACGAGGATAATAATACAGAGGTCGCCGAGGAGAAGAAACCTGACGTTGACTCATCTTCTCCGGTGAGTGCTGAATAA